Within Diprion similis isolate iyDipSimi1 chromosome 11, iyDipSimi1.1, whole genome shotgun sequence, the genomic segment CAACAGCTACCGCCAGCGGACTATCGGCGACCACCATCTTCTTCTCACTCCTCGTCCCAGCAATAGTTTTGTACTATATTTACTTCCGAGTTTCTCGACGACACATGATTGAGCTAGCTGAAAAACTTCCTGGCCCTCAAGGAGTACCATTCATCGGAAATGCTCTCGAATTTCTGGGAAGCTCAGACAGTACGTGATCTTATTAAACGCGAGTCTCTTCATGATGTATTCACTTACATGAacgtacaataatttttttcatttcttaagcCATCTTTCGGAATGTCTACCAGAAGTCCTTCGAGTTTGACCAGGTTATCAGGCTATGGATTGGACCCAAACTCCTCATCTTCTTGGTCGACCCCCGTGATGTGGAAGTCATTCTGTCAAGTCACGTTTACATTGACAAATCCAGCGAGTACCGATTCTTCAGACCTTGGTTGGGAAACGGTCTTCTCATCTCCACTGGTGCGTTACAAAGCATTATCCTATCTCATTACAACCCAGCATCGTGAAGCTGCCAGTCTGCTTTCTCTATATCGGCTTGTGACTTTGCCTTTTGCTTACTTCCTGCAGAAAGAGAATTCTGGCTTCTGCGAAGTCAAGACTCAGATATGGGATAGGCTACCTGTGCGTAACAGCAGAGGTGAGAGTTTCATGGGGGAATTTATGTCTCCGTAATTTTTGCTTTCACCCTACAGGACAGAAGTGGCGCGCTCACCGCAAGCTGATTGCTCCCACTTTCCACTTGAATGTATTGAAGAGCTTTATTGACCTATTCAACGCTAACTCCCGCGCCGTTGTCGAGAAGATGCGTCGCGAACAGGGCAAGGAATTCGACTGTCACGATTACATGTCCGAGTGTACCGTTGAGATTCTTCTGGAGACTGCTATGGGGGTGTCCAAGTCTACCCAGGATCGCAGTGGATTCGAATACGCGATGGCGGTGATGAAGTGAGTATCCccgaaaaaccgttatttcagcCCCTCTGGCGCGCTTCTGCATCCTCTGCAGCATCTCAACTAATATGCCCGGTTTCTCAGGATGTGCGACATTCTTCACCTTCGTCATACCCGGGTATGGCTCAGGCCAGACTGGTTATTCAACCTTACTAAATACGGAAAGGACCAGGTTCAACTACTCGACATCATCCACGGGCTGACCAAGAAGGTCATCAAGCGCAAGAAGGAGGAGTACAAGGGTGGAAAGCGCAACCTGATCGACGCTGCCGCAAACCAGGCTGACGGAAAGACCAAGGTATGATTCGGTAAGACTATTCACGTGTGATGTACTGGTTTTACAATGATTGATTGCTGTGCAGAGCACAACCGTCGTCGAGGGTCTGTCCTTCGGACAATCCGCTGGACTCAAGGATGACTTGGACGTCGATGACAACGACGTTGGCGAGAAGAAGAGGCTCGCCTTCCTCGACCTGCTGATCGAGTCCGGACAAAACGGGGTCGTCCTGACCGATACTGAGATCAAGGAACAAGTCGACACGATCATGTTCGAGGTCTGCCATAACATCCACTCCGCGCTGATCGTGAGACCACATCCTTTCAACATACAGCTCAACGAATGTATTGATTTTAGGGACACGACACCACCGCTGCCGGTTCAAGCTTCTTCCTATCGATGATGGGCATACATCAAGACATCCAAGACAAGGTAATCGAAGAGCTTGACGAAATCTTCGGAGACAGTGATAGGCCAGTCACATTCCAAGACACTTTGGAGATGAAATACCTCGAACGATGTCTTATGGAGACTCTCCGAATGTACCCACCCGTGCCCATTATTGCCCGCGAAATCAAAACGGATCTTAAGTTAGGTCAGTACTTAGCTGGTACCGTCGTCGTAATTGCGTTGATTTTTTCTAATCCATATGCATGCGTAATCCATCATGAAATCTTAATTTATCTTGACAGCGTCCGGGGATTACATCTTGCCCGCTGGAGCCACCGTGGTTATCGGTACCTTCAAGATGCACCGTCAGGCCAACATCTACCCGAACCCTGATGTC encodes:
- the LOC124412168 gene encoding cytochrome P450 4g15; the encoded protein is MSAAGPDVVAGTVATATASGLSATTIFFSLLVPAIVLYYIYFRVSRRHMIELAEKLPGPQGVPFIGNALEFLGSSDTIFRNVYQKSFEFDQVIRLWIGPKLLIFLVDPRDVEVILSSHVYIDKSSEYRFFRPWLGNGLLISTGQKWRAHRKLIAPTFHLNVLKSFIDLFNANSRAVVEKMRREQGKEFDCHDYMSECTVEILLETAMGVSKSTQDRSGFEYAMAVMKMCDILHLRHTRVWLRPDWLFNLTKYGKDQVQLLDIIHGLTKKVIKRKKEEYKGGKRNLIDAAANQADGKTKSTTVVEGLSFGQSAGLKDDLDVDDNDVGEKKRLAFLDLLIESGQNGVVLTDTEIKEQVDTIMFEGHDTTAAGSSFFLSMMGIHQDIQDKVIEELDEIFGDSDRPVTFQDTLEMKYLERCLMETLRMYPPVPIIAREIKTDLKLASGDYILPAGATVVIGTFKMHRQANIYPNPDVFNPDNFLPEKTANRHYYAFVPFSAGPRSCVGRKYAMLKLKIILSTILRNFRVKSDLKEEDFRLQADIILKRAEGFKIRLEPRKPGIKA